Proteins encoded in a region of the Amyelois transitella isolate CPQ chromosome 9, ilAmyTran1.1, whole genome shotgun sequence genome:
- the LOC106134668 gene encoding tRNA-specific adenosine deaminase 1 yields the protein MSNLKVDNVDEFGRCCSSLFEKLPKTGKPTETEWTVLSCVLQYDSISNDIEVVSLGTGSKCIGASKMSPTGDLLNDSHAEVIARRAFLLYLYDNIEKSIDNVDSIFAKECSRFKLKDNIKFAFYSSQLPCGDASIFPKNADENYGDILEKNKRKAEDNICQTDSKRSRFLDIHRTGAKCLPQNDQDCRKSGVEYHLIGQVRTKPGRGDRTLSVSCSDKIAKWIHLGIQGRLLDMLLVEPIFMSKFIFGSGVPYSEESLIRALLKRDPDQIIMPKFLPDFFQTSVVFPHVKSETKVRPAAGSIIWTKANNGLSEVAIQGRKQGVTKKKVKSSSSSLCISKYNLYKKFQSILHKDEGMQQIFGSNILDVQYNTMKAKATTYEENWQYLKNNFFKSWTVKPNIWNFKVNVT from the exons ATGTCTAACCTAAAAGTTGATAATGTCGATGAATTTGGACGATGTTGTTCGAGTTTGTTCGAAAAGCTTCCAAAAACTGGGAAGCCTACAGAAACAGAGTGGACTGTCTTATCTTGTGTTCTTCAGTACGACAGTATTAGTAATGATATCGAAGTGGTGTCCTTAGGAACAGGGTCTAAATGTATTGGAGCTTCAAAAATGTCGCCTACAGGTGACTTACTCAATGATAGTCACGCAGAAGTCATCGCCAGACGAGCATTTTTGCTCTATCTTTatgataatattgaaaaatcaaTAGATAATGTTGATTCAATATTTGCTAAAGAATGCAgcagatttaaattaaaagataatataaaatttgcattttattcCTCACAGTTGCCTTGCGGAGATGCGTCAATTTTTCCTAAAAATGCAGACGAGAATTACGGcgatattttagaaaaaaataaacgtaaaGCTGAAGACAATATTTGTCAAACAGATTCAAAAAGGTCTAGATTTTTAGATATACATAGAACTGGTGCAAAATGTCTTCCACAAAATGACCAAGATTGTAGGAAATCTGGAGTTGAGTATCATTTGATTGGGCAAGTGCGCACAAAACCTGGTAGAGGGGATAGAACATTATCAGTTTCCTGTAGTGATAAAATAGCCAAATGGATTCATTTGGGCATCCAGGGAAGGTTATTAGATATGCTTCTGGTTGAACCAATTTTTATGTCCAAGTTTATATTTGGTAGTGGAGTTCCATATTCAGAAGAATCATTGATTAGAGCGCTACTAAAAAGAGATCCTGACCAGATCATAATGCCAAAATTTTTGCCAGATTTTTTTCAGACTTCTGTAGTTTTTCCTCATGTAAAATCAGAGACGAAAGTCAGGCCAGCTGCTGGCAGTATTATTTGGACAAAAGCTAATAATGG tttatcaGAAGTTGCAATCCAAGGAAGAAAACAAGGTGTCACTAAGAAAAAAGTGAAATCTTCAAGTAGTTCACTATGCATAAGCAAATACAATCTTTACAAAAAGTTCCAAAGCATATTACATAAAGACGAAGGAATGCAACAAATTTTTGGCAGTAATATTCTTGATGTTCAATATAATACAATGAAAGCAAAAGCCACAACTTACGAAGAAAATTGGCAATATTtgaagaataatttttttaaatcatggaCCGTCAAGCCCAATATCTGGAATTTCAAAGTGAATGTTACATGA